From the genome of Lotus japonicus ecotype B-129 chromosome 6, LjGifu_v1.2, one region includes:
- the LOC130723474 gene encoding protein WHAT'S THIS FACTOR 9, mitochondrial has product MLFNFERSKTLRELLRPYENSIFSFKFKIPGLPFSHIQRHSYVNVYMKWKKDSYYDSIEHIHQSIQLKPVIALKNCITQDPNGCIPISAVSKKGLQLDVPMKVARFLRQYPSIFEEFTGPQYNHPWFRLTAEAAEIDRDEKRVYEECREDLRSRLRKMILMTKENVLPLKIIQGMLWYLGLPNDYLQYPEQNFDESFRFVEMEDGLKGLVVESREKVCSVMEKNAMKRGLYSGGAMEAIEFPFFPSNGLRLRRKIENWLHEFQKLPYISPYDDFSNLDPDSDIAEKRLVGFLHELLALFVEHSAERRKLFCLKKHFGLPQKVHKAFERHPHMFYLSFRNKTCSVILKEAYCDESAIENHPILRVRKKYIKLMKESKVILRNRRVNGRFSNCSEKLDLDSNDLDERELHMADCSSEQAA; this is encoded by the coding sequence ATGTTATTCAACTTTGAGAGATCCAAAACACTCAGAGAGCTGCTCAGACCTTATGAAAATTCAATCTTCTCCTTTAAATTCAAGATCCCTGGTCTTCCTTTCTCACACATCCAGCGGCATAGTTACGTGAATGTGTACATGAAGTGGAAAAAAGATTCATACTATGACTCAATTGAGCACATCCACCAATCCATTCAGCTCAAGCCTGTTATTGCCCTGAAAAACTGCATTACCCAGGATCCCAACGGGTGCATCCCTATCTCTGCGGTGTCAAAGAAGGGATTACAGTTAGATGTGCCCATGAAGGTTGCGAGATTTTTGAGGCAATATCCATCCATTTTTGAGGAGTTTACAGGTCCTCAGTATAATCATCCTTGGTTCAGGTTGACAGCAGAAGCTGCTGAGATCGACAGGGATGAGAAGAGAGTATATGAAGAATGCAGGGAGGACTTAAGGTCCAGGTTGAGGAAGATGATATTGATGACCAAAGAGAATGTTCTACCTTTGAAGATAATTCAAGGGATGTTGTGGTATTTGGGGTTGCCTAATGATTATTTGCAGTACCCTGAGCAAAATTTTGATGAATCTTTCAGGTTTGTTGAGATGGAAGATGGATTGAAGGGGTTGGTGGTTGAAAGCAGAGAAAAAGTTTGTTCTGTAATGGAGAAGAATGCCATGAAAAGAGGTTTGTACAGTGGGGGGGCAATGGAGGCCATTGAATTTCCCTTTTTTCCATCAAATGGTTTAAGGTTGAGGAGGAAGATTGAAAATTGGCTACATGAGTTCCAAAAGCTTCCTTACATATCACCTTACGATGATTTCTCAAACTTGGATCCAGACAGTGACATAGCAGAGAAAAGACTCGTGGGGTTTCTTCATGAATTGCTTGCCCTTTTTGTTGAGCATTCGGCGGAAAGGAGGAAGCTCTTTTGCCTCAAGAAGCATTTCGGGTTGCCACAGAAAGTGCACAAGGCTTTTGAGCGGCATCCCCACATGTTCTACCTATCTTTCAGAAACAAGACTTGTTCAGTCATTCTTAAGGAAGCTTACTGCGATGAATCAGCTATTGAGAATCATCCTATATTGAGGGTGAGGAAGAAGTACATCAAGTTGATGAAGGAGTCAAAAGTGATTTTAAGGAACAGGAGGGTGAATGGTCGATTTTCTAACTGTAGTGAAAAACTAGATTTAGATTCAAATGATCTGGATGAAAGGGAACTTCACATGGCAGATTGTTCTTCGGAACAGGCTGCATGA